In Lolium perenne isolate Kyuss_39 chromosome 5, Kyuss_2.0, whole genome shotgun sequence, the sequence tacgtacgcgttcccacatatatgatgcatgtgattaattatgggcatgttctagaaaacctttaatttcaaacgatcggcgctcgatctctttgcaggcactcccaaaaaaatttgcggactaccttgacgatcaggagacagctaaggtgtatctgcgagcagctgactgtggtcctcgtccctggaccgtggaggtcctatttgacggtcaaggccggatgtacctcgacaagggctgggagaatttcgccatcgcgcacggtgtggatttcggctgcttcgtacacttcaaatatgaaggcgatgatgtgcttacagtgaaggtgttcgacggaacaatgtgcaggaagtactactactcgaacgacgaagatactgacgatgaaagcgatgacgacgtgaagccatgcatccatctcctttagataaggggattatgaccaagaatatatatgtagcttcatatgcatcgatttagagatcttgctattttcctatatattatgcatttaaaaaattatatcgcaatttccaccatgattcgagcaccacagcctccaaacgatgccgatatcggcatggtcagaacggctatgctcgccgccactgctaggtcaccgtcgggaagcaccatgtttagcataagattcactttagattaagctgcgaaaatagtcacctgccattggccGAGGCGGCCCCACAcagcggctctatatgatattctataaataaatagacgaccccagcggtcattggctgcggaggctccacagagcgggaatatatgattttctctaaataaatagaagaccccactggtcattggctgcggcagctccatagagcggcaatatatgtcttttcctgaaaaatagacgaccccactggtcattggctgcggcagccccacagagcggttatatatgtcttttcctgaaaaatagacgaccccactgatcATTGGCtgtggcagccctatagagcggccccatttgtcattggtagcaccgcgtatacaatcaagaaataaaacggcccacgcgtcagcgacaaatggatggctacccgtcagaacgagacggtcagagaggaactgccctctgtgcagccccaccctgtaatatcccaggattgggggttacaaaaagagaggaaacagatgtgtgcattgcattcatgcatagaaaatccggggaattttcgcgcttttattTAAAACACAAAGAGATCAAGGTTTCGCTTGTGTTGATGGGAATTGACTAAGGTCAGCGACACGAGTGCGATAAACTTtgacatgacctttgttgatttCAGAAGTTGTGAGAAAGGCAAGTGaaacttgactcaaatataaatgaCAACTATGCCAACAATAATTGGAATTTGGGTTCCAAACAATCATATacaataaaaaataaaaagaaattcaaATAAGTatctgaattcaaatttgaattcagatTATAACTTTCCAATTATAATTCAAACAATGTTGAATTAAGAATAGGGAAATTACATTTTATTAATCGAATACACATTTACAAAGTCATTACAATATCCAATATTAATACAACTTACAAATATTACAAGAATAAAATACAGAAAGGAAAACTAAGCTAATCCTATCTAAATATCTTCTGTTCTTCTTTTGTcttgaacctgcaaaacaaacaaaGAAAACACAAAATAGAAGTAAAGCCAAGTGGCTATGTCAAAAATAAAGAGAAATGGAGAGGGTAGATATTTTCCCCTGCCAAGCTTATCTCTAAGGGGAGCTGAACCAAGTCAGTTTCGGCAGCAGTGAAGCAGGCAGCTCACACATAGGTCTGCATGTGTGTGCTGTCAACCAAGGACATCAAGAGAGCAGGGTATATTAGCCTATTACTTGCAGCACACCATTGCCTAAGCACCACACATCTACCCAATCCATCGACCAGGCCAAGAAAAGCACCAAGAACATTAATTGTTCTTCATCCACAATCCTAGTTAACCATCGGAAATCCTCAGGTGAATCATTAAGAGCTTAgccaaatcataaatcaaaataaGATATGAGGTCTTGATGATATAGCAGAAGCCAGGAGAAGCAGGTTTAACTCAAGGAGGTGAAGATCCAACAAGCCAGAAGATTAGCAAGATCATCAACAACAAGCCAATCTAGATCAAGAAGCTGGAAAGAGGTATACCACCAATCATGAGATGCATCTAGTGAACCCATTTACAAAAGCATCATAGTATCCAATCTAAATGACTTATCAAACAGAAATCATTTGAGATGATTTTAACATCATTTGGATCCAGTCTCGAGATCCTTGGCAACTTTAATCCTATTAAAGCTTGTCCAGCACACAGTCTTGATAAACAAAACCATCAGCTATGCATCCTCTTTAACAAGGTACCACAGCATAGTTCATTTAGCAAGATAGGCACAGGGAAAACTTTATATAAAAAAAAAGCTACCAAAAAGAAACTTGAGACTGTACCATCAGTTTCAAGTTCAGGAAACTAAAAGTTCCTATTTGAATCTATCATATTTTTAGTAGTCAGCAGtggcaaccagttaaggccacctACTGCTGCTCTATTTCCAAATCCCACAAACACATGACTGGATCATGCATGCACATGATCTAGTAATCCTCAACAGCAGCAAGAGCATTATAAACAGGAGTATAAGCTCACAAGTAACCCATCCAGCAACTCATCAATTGCAGGCAACACTAGTTGCATTCTGTATATTGGTACTCACCAATAAGGTACACCAAAATATAACTGAATTTCTCCAATTAACCACTATCATGTGGACAGTACAACTCCAACAAGTAGCCGCACTTGCAATTCATACCAAataaattcaaatcattttcctaGTTACTCCAACTAGGAATCATTGCTAACATTTATTCACTGTCATATTGGACAGCTACAATCAAATATCATGCCAGCAGCATAATCCTTTAATCATAGACAGTAGTATCAATATAAAGCACAGGTCATTACAGACATAACTACACATGCTGGGGTGATTCACTTATCCAAGTTGAGGCCTTGGATCAAGCACAAGACACTAGAATTATCTAACAGTAGTATCATATAATGACCACTATTAACATACAACAACCAGTTTAAATACCCGCAAGTTCTTGGCCGACAAATTCATAGCCATAGAGAATACAGAGAGATAGGGAGAGAGGGGAATAGCTCACAGCAGTGTAGACGAATGGAGGAAATGgccgacgccggggttgcgtccaCGGCACCATCCCGCCGGCATCGAGGATGAAGTAGTCACCGCACCACCAGTACACCACCACCATGCCATTCCCACCGCCACAAACTCTCACAAATACCAGTACAGCAAACAATAGCCGCGGATCGATGACGCCGGGGTTGCAGAGGATGCCGTCCAGCCGGCGTCGAATAGTAATAGTCGAGGCAGCTAGCGATAGGTGGCATGGAGGTCTGTGGCGAAGCCAAGCCAGGAAGTAGCGTCGGGGGAGGAGACTGGTGACAGCCAGAACTGCAAGGGTGGGGGTTTGCTGCAGGCATGTAAGCGGTGAACATCAGGGCGGAGCTTTGACCGCTGCCCGCGACGTCCGGCAAGGTCGGCGATGGCTGGAGTAGGCCGGTGGCGGCCAGACAAGCCACCAGCGACCGCTAGGGTTCCAGGTTGGGGGCGGGCAAGAGAGACGGCGAGGATTAAATCGACCTGGAGGAGGTAGTAGAGAGCAGTGAGGCGGACCAAAGCCCTAACTCGCAGGAGCTGGAGAGGGCCGGGAGCAGCCGGGCACCAGCGGCGGCACGGCGGAGCTTTGGGGGCGAGCGTGGGTGTCGGCGGCGTCTCAGTGAGCGGGAGTTGGTGGAGGATAAAGAGGAGAGTACGGCGAAACCTAGTCCGTGAGCAGAGGCGTCGGGGGTTGGCTGTCGGCTGGCCGGAGCGGCGCCGGAGGAGCACAtcggagagccagcagagggtcaCGCGGAGTCGTCGTGTGCGTGCGTGGGTGAGAGGTGAGCGTGAGAGGGTTGGGTCGGGTCGTGGTCTTCAACCAAGCCGACCAGGCCAACTCGGTTGGACCAGGCCATTGGGCCAAACCAATGGGCCATCTGGtctattttgttttcttttctttttgtgtgAAGTTTTTATCATTTTAAATTAATTAAATAACATACAATAATTAAAAGTGGGTAACAGAAGATTAACCCTATAATAATAATATAAAACAAATACTTTAAACTAAAGGAACAATAATTTGGAGTTGCCTCTAATTGAACCATTAAAACCTAAATACTACACATATAATTTTCTTGTTTATATTTTCACATAAAGAAAATATTAAATATTACTTTGCATtaaaatgccataaaaaaatattTCTTGATGGTTATGTTTAATCATATGAAAATCATAATTGATCATTACTTCAACCATTAattaaaaaccctaaaccctaatagtatttatcatattttaTTTAAGTCTTTTATAATAGAATGTTAAATCCATTATTATTTCTATTTCAAAGTTGTTAATAAATTAAAATCTATGACCAATTACTAATTTAAGAATGATATCACAATTAGAAACCTAGTTCTAATATGAGTAGAACCTTGATCTCACTATTTTATGTAACCATCCTAAATTGTtttcaactctaaaaccctagttatgtgcAACATGTGATCATGCTTacaaaacctagatgatcaaatagggtcaaccaagtttaaaccctagttcctatgctTAGAGATATCAACCTTAATTAACCATgcctagcatcacaccattgtgatgaactccaatagcatctATGCCCAATACTTATCATTACATAAtcatagtccactgaaccctacaaatacttcataattatgaaccatcctatttaggagccaatcattccttacttagtggatccaacaacaaaccctagtcaacctcaactctaattgagatacttcttattatttaagaagtatgttcttcaaaagttactcttttgaagaaaataaagaatagCCATCAACCACGCCTTATAGGACATATAAACCCTAGATAGCTATCAACAGCAAGATGAACCCACCATGATAGaaaccatgtataattaattgcttaagttgctcatgcttaagtaaaaccattcaagcctagttcttgatgaatccaactctgttgggatccatctaatacttactccagaaactagatgaaaccatagtcaaccatagaaccccaccaacctaattatcatacttgttctttattaaagaacatgttcttcaaaagttattcttttgaatgatataataagtaatcatcaaccatgcactataggacttaaaagtgacaaactgctctttacttattatataactactattcctgggtgtgtatgattgttactatgcattttaccacctgcCTATGATTCTAAAAAAACAACACAACTCTGAataaagaaccttgtttgtgaatcactctaaaaatgcaacacaccctgaactaatcattaccactcactaatcctaaatcatcggggttaggtcacgcttagagcgattgcatctcatacttatgcattattgcatccttgccaatcttttaaacatcgtccttaccggacgatgatgctatttcagaatttggagttattgcgtatcgaagaccttgtctgcataatcttgcagtcaagaaaggcaagttcatcgcttgctcatgtcatttgagtatttttaccaaattacttgcaaagtactatatttatcactattgcatgaaaaacaaaaccactattttcataactatgaatatgactatgtggtgggcaatggaaccatggattgtgttgatatggtggaggttccattgcaagggtttatatccatctaggattaaacaacaaatgtcgccagtgattcttgtgccgtaatacccgtgttaaccataagatctggagtgggacggaatagtcaatcgtatttccacctcttatacatcaacggatgcgctttaccgtagacccttgatccaagagaggacaagtggtacccttgatccaagagaggacaagtggtagggtgggggtcccgatgaagtccccacggttattgcggtctatgatgggttgcagctgccggcgaaggagttcatggtagagacctgaactgtcgtcgtggtcggggtccatccttaattggagtaagaggaccggcgaggacccagggtcggggtttgcaacaacgggtgggtgtatgaggtagcggaggaatatgattggctatgaccttataccgggcctcacaccataggaagtgtggacaagcctgcagcttggttggcaccaaggttaagatctcttatgggtaaagcaacacacctctgcagagtgtaaagaaccgtgactgtcactcctgttcgggatatggaatcgcgaacgctgccggaaaggagctccatgaagttctagtaaaccggtgaaggctgacggacatagttcttacgaataaaagcaaccttttgaagaaatggttatgaaaacttgcatgggtattagactttctggtctaatgccgtagctagtgcattaaacacctctttcctataatgaacttgttgagtacgctcgtactcatcccactcttaaatccctgcttagatatggaggcatcgaaggaggatctacagtgcaactcgaagaccgaggaatcaacaactacttcaagagacaggaccctgtcagaggagtcagataccacatccaacaaggagaaaacctagtataGCCCTAGAAGGGAACTaacttcctaaacttagctcctacttagctagaatctattcttagcctctatagctagtcaaatactctaccaatagagttcgtgataggactagactacgggtcgttcttctggagtttatttgtaactttacctcattgtaaagtaggaggttgtgatgatcttatgtaatagagtcagtgttgtaattctatagacatgccttggacccgcatatgtttctgttgtaccactctgagcgatataatacccgtggaacggtgtttcattggtgttatatcagacttgcatactacaccatgcagtggtatgccgggtcaccacagttggtatcagagcaaatgctttgaccctaggattaaaaccctttaaaggagacctataggattggtagtgtctataggaagttgtcctaggtaaaccaaatacttcttatgacttgagatggatattcacttgagaataatcctgacacacttgagtcagcaTTTCTTTttacctaacttaccaagataaagtgaagttagttagctaatccaaaacatgtagcacatcaataagtccttaaaacaatagatgagtagatcacagttggtatacaatacatggtagtccaaagagaggatacaaccataaggaagatatcctattggaagatgtgtaccaacacaggtTATGgataagtaagagttatccagaactgtaataggagttatatcaagtgatgaagttaattaagatatcctaatagaagatgtagacccagataagtaatgagtaagtaaaattatctagacatctgaaaccactgatagtaagtgataaaaacaactgatatgaggtagtatagaccatgatgagtcaatcatgggagataaggaagagtgataggaataatatatgtctacctacatggtagagttgctaatcatatatgattcacttgagagtcattatgtgatgaagtagaacatctaaagtatttaggtggagtacaataagaagccaagtgctaaacaaatagtgcaagaattgtgttccaaaacaataagaagtgtgccaagcacatcatgaccatagttttacaatagaaacacttggaagtgtaGGAGCTATAGTCCAACAGTTATGTGTTTAAAATAACTATGTTAGAATCTAGATATACCAtatgaagtagtcctcaacataaTGAAAGCTAAGTTAGtaattccaaagaaaattaggttaaccttaaccatcccaaaccactttgtttcaagtttatctcattgcaaatgtgcaattaaggtaaagggtgagacaaatagtagaatcccaaatatgcgtgctaagtatcacgatttaatcctatcttatgtggtgttatatactacacatctcagcctgatgtttagagatgtcttactcaactatcattattcaggcttatgatggtgtgtattatgagcacaaagctgaatcttcttggatttttattggattttcattgattgactagatctgtgcatgaagtttgaccttggtgtgcaaatgcatgttgcatcattgagttctttcttgatgttacaggtctagagggtaaatggGATCGCGTGAGGGAGAGACGAGTTACCAACCAACTGAGGAAATAGTAACGACTCATGAAGAGAGGGAAGCAAAAGAAGGTCAGGAAAGAGAAGCTAAGCGGATGGAAGAGGCATTCTCTGCCACTAGATCATCAACATCAACCCCTTTACTGCTTGGGCAAGAATTCTTTGAGCACATGGAAAGGATGGCTGAGGATAGAGCAGCAAACTTAGCACAACAAAATGAATTTTTCAGTCGTTTGATACGTGAGAATAATGGAGGTATCAGAAATGGAGGGCCAAAAGGAGTGAGTCTTACGGAATTTCTACAAACCAATCCACTAACTTTTGCTACCGCACCAGAACCTATGGATGCGGATGATTGGTTGAGGGACACGGAGCGGAAATTAAATACAGTTCGGTGTAATGATGAAGAGAAGGTTAGATATGCCACCTATCTACTATCAGGACTAGCAGCGTTATGGTGGGATAACATGATTCTAATTCAACCTTCAGGACATGTTTTCACGTGGGACGAGTTTAAGAAGAAGTTCCGAGAAGCCCAGGTTCCTGAAAGTATCATGGAACTAAAGAGAAGAGAGTTTGAGACCTTGAAGCAGAATGACTTGTCGGTATGGAATTATCTAGTAGAGTTTGATCGTTTATCACGTTATGCAGCAGAGGATGTGAACACAGAGGAGAAAAGGATAAAAAGGTTCTTAAAAGGGATGAATCCATTCCTGAAAATGCAGTTGAATCTAACCAAATGCACAAGGTTCCACGAGCTAGTGGATACTGCAATTACTTTGGAGAATGATTATGAAGAAGTGAAGAATGAAAGAAAACGGAAGGCCAGGTTGGAACCACAACCAATTCAGATACAACAAACTCAGTCAGAGATGAATTTCCAAACTAGAGATGAGACAATCACACCGTTTTATAGTCAAGTTCGATGCCATAACTGTGCAAGGAAAGGTCACTATGCCAAGGATTGCACGCAATAGGATATTACCTGTTTTGGATGTGGACAACTAGGTCATATGAAATCAGAATGCCCGGATCCATATTTGGTACGAAGATCAAATGAAGCAATGAACCAAATTTCAAATCACCGGGGGAGCTCATCATCTAAGAAGTTCGAACAAGGAAGTGGATGGAGCACAAGGACGGATGCATAGGACTTTGACCATACTTATTCTGACCCAATCAGTATGTTGAAACAACTTCTTCATTTAGCACAATATTTGTTGCAGAATAATATCTTTAAATTGCTCAAGCTTTCATGGGCAACACACTTGTCCTGTGTAAAGTTGGAATAACCATAGTTGCATAACCAACTAACATAGCGTACTGGTATTCACGGCCATGTGGGTACACAATCAATCCAAATAGGATACCCTAGAAAAGTACGATAGAAAacccaggaaaagacatatagccTAACCAAGGAGCTAGTTGGTTGGAGAAGATAAGCTTAGCAACCATTAGGACATCCCTAAGGGGGAGAGCGAGGGATCAGTTGGATCCAATATGAATCAATACTTTGAGCAAGATagttgatgaaggtctgaactgagagaaggttcgatcttattttcataagattatcgaacactactttcagaaggatgtcagaccagaagccgagatttatacctcgaggaagtaagaagttgactataacttgagaaagtgagtaatatttactcagaagtatgaaagctcaagtaagACAAAACCTAATGGATtcaaggaagaatctggacaagggatatattcaattatatctagtgagatcaccacggagttcgagagaagtcgtagtctgcataagtcagatgcacactccggaaacgtgagagagttcaaacttcgaggacgaagtttagtttaagggggaaagactgtaatatcccgagattggggttacaaaaagagaggaaacagatgtgtgcattgcattcatgcatagaaaatccgggaatTTTCGCTTTTATTTAAAACACAAAGAGATCAAGGTTTCGCTTGTGTTGATGGGAATTGACTAAGGTCAGCGACACGAGTGCGATAAACTTtgacatgacctttgttgatttCAGAAGTTGTGAGAAAGGCAAGTGaaacttgactcaaatataaatgaCAACTATGCCAACAATAATTGGAATTTGGGTTCCAAACAATCATATacaataaaaaataaaaagaaattcaaATAAGTatctgaattcaaatttgaattcagatTATAACTTTCCAATTATAATTCAAACAATGTTGAATTAAGAATAGGGAAATTACATTTTATTAATCGAATACACATTTACAAAGTCATTACAATATCCAATATTAATACAACTTACAAATATTACAAGAATAAAATACAGAAAGGAAAACTAAGCTAATCCTATCTAAATATCTTCTGTTCTTCTTTTGTcttgaacctgcaaaacaaacaaaGAAAACACAAAATAGAAGTAAAGCCAAGTGGCTATGTCAAAAATAAAGAGAAATGGAGAGGGTAGATATTTTCCCCTGCCAAGCTTATCTCTAAGGGGAGCTGAACCAAGTCAGTTTCGGCAGCAGTGAAGCAGGCAGCTCACACATAGGTCTGCATGTGTGTGCTGTCAACCAAGGACATCAAGAGAGCAGGGTATATTAGCCTATTACTTGCAGCACACCATTGCCTAAGCACCACACATCTACCCAATCCATCGACCAGGCCAAGAAAAGCACCAAGAACATTAATTGTTCTTCATCCACAATCCTAGTTAACCATCAGGAAATCCTCCGGTGAATCATTAAGAGCTTAgccaaatcataaatcaaaataaGATATGAGGTCTTGATGATATAGCGAAACCAGGAGAAGCAGGTTTAACTCAAGGAGGTGAAGATCCAACAAGCCAGAAGATTAGCAAGATCATCAACAACAAGCCAATCTAGATCAAGAAGCTGGAAAGAGGTATACCACCAATCATGAGATGCATCTAGTGAACCCATTTACAAAAGCATCATAGTATCCAATCTAAATGACTTATCAAACAGAAATCATTTGAGATGATTTTAACATCATTTGGATCCAGTCTCGAGATCCTTGGCAACTTTAATCCTATTAAAGCTTGTCCAGCACACAGTCTTGATAAACAAAACCATCAGCTATGCATCCTCTTTAACAAGGTACCACAGCATAGTTCATTTAGCAAGATAGGCACAGGGAAAACTTTATATAAAAAAAAGCTACCAAAAAGAAACTTGAGACTGTACCATCGGTTTCAAGTTCAGAAACTAAAAGTTCCTATTTGAATCTATCATATTTTTAGTAGTCGACGGTGGCAACCGGTTAAGGCCACCTCTGCTGCTCTATTTCCAAATCCCACAAACACATGACTGGATCATGCATGCACATGATCTAGTAATCCTCAACAGCAGCAAGAGCATTATAAACAGGAGTATAAGCTCACAAGTAACCCATCCAGCAACTCATCAATTGCAGGCAACACTAGTTGCATTCTGTATATTGGTACTCACCAATAAGGTACACCAAAATATAACTGAATTTCTCCAATTAACCACTAT encodes:
- the LOC139831815 gene encoding uncharacterized protein, whose product is MDADDWLRDTERKLNTVRCNDEEKVRYATYLLSGLAALWWDNMILIQPSGHVFTWDEFKKKFREAQVPESIMELKRREFETLKQNDLSVWNYLVEFDRLSRYAAEDVNTEEKRIKRFLKGMNPFLKMQLNLTKCTRFHELVDTAITLENDYEEVKNERKRKARLEPQPIQIQQTQSEMNFQTRDETITPFYSQVRCHNCARKGHYAKDCTQ